The DNA region GGCCCTGCGAGCCAGGGACCTGTTGGTTCCCGGGGCGGCATCCGTTCTCCCGACACCGGATTCCTCCACGCCGACACCCACAGCAGCAGACCTGGAGCCGAGATGAACCGCGCCGAGAGACTCACAGCCGTGCTCGACCTGCTGGCCCAGAGCGGTCACGTCGACGTCGACGACCTGGTCTCGACGCTCGGCGTCTCGCCGGCGACGGCACGCCGCGACCTCGACACCCTCGCCGAGAACCAGTTGCTCACCCGAACCCGCGGCGGCGCCGTCGGGAACACCGTCGCGTACGACCTGCCGCTGCGCTACAAGCACCAGCAGAGTGCCGGCCAGAAGCAGCGCATCGCCGCGGCCGCGAGCGCCCTGGTGTCGAAGGGCTCGGTGATCGGGCTCTGCGGCGGCACGACGGCCACCGCTGTGGCGAACGCCCTCGGCTCGCGCCACGACCTGGCCGAGCCGTCACCGCAGGCGAGCCTCACCGTGGTGACGAATGCCATCAACATCGCGGTGCAGCTGGCGATGCGCCCCCAGATCAAGATCGTCGTCACAGGCGGGGTGCTGCACACCCGTTCCTACGAACTCGTCGGCAGCTACTCGGACCTGGTTCTCGAGTCCGTGTCGCTCGACATCGCCTTCATCGGTGTCAACGCCCTCGACCCGACGCTCGGCCCGATGACCCACGACGAGCGCGAGGCCGGCGTCAACACCCTCATGGCGGCGCGCGCTGCCCGAGCGGTGCTCATCGCCGATTCGAGCAAGATCGGCAAGAAGGCGTTCGCCACCATGGGCGGTTCTGCGCGCTTCGGCACCATCATCACCGACACCGGGATCACCGATCGTCAGCGCGGTGACCTGCTCGACAACGGCTACGAGGTGATCGTCGCCTGAGAGCCGCCGCCCTCGACGTGCTCGGCCCCCTGCGGCCGGTGCCGGCCGGAGGTGACGGCCACCACGACGAAGGCCACGACGACGATTCCCGCGTACACCCACGGCAGCGCCGCGAGTCCGAGCGTGTCGTAGAGCACGGCGCCGAGCAGCGCTCCCCCGCCGATGCCGACGTTGAAGGCCGTCGTGTAGAAGGCACTGGCGGCATCGCGGATGCGGGCCGAAGCGGCGTGCAGAAGTCGGGTCTGGAGCAGCGGCGGGAGCATGCCGAAGGCCAGGCTCCAGACGATGAAGGCGATGAGCGCGGGGATCCAGCTGCCCGAGAAGAGGCCGAGCGCTGAGACCGACAGCGCCACAACACCGAGGGCGACGAGCAGCCCTCGCGTGGGCAGCTTGCTGAACACGGACCCGGCCACCACCAGGCCGATGAGGCCCGAGACACCGGCGACGAAGAGCAGCGGGCTGATGGCGGCGGCATCCGTTCCCACCACCTCGATGAAGTAGGGGGCGATGTAGGTGTACAGCACGTAGTGGCCGATCATGGTGATCGCCGTCACGGCGCAGACGATCGCCACGGCCATGACGGACCTGTCGCGGATCGCCGGGATCGCCGCGGTGTTGACCCCGGGCTCGACGCGGTGCACCACCGGCAGGAAGCGCCAGACCAGCAGGGCGCTCAGCAGGGTGAGGCCGGCGACGATGCCGAACGCGAGTCGCCACCCGACGGCGTGGCCGAGGGCTGTGCCGAGTGGAACCCCGAACACGAACGCCAGCGTTCCTCCGCCGAGGGCGATGGAGACGGCACGTCCGATCTGCTCCTTGGGGACGAGGTGGCCGGCGTAGGCACCGACGATGGCCCAGAACAGGCCGTGCGCCATGCCTCCCACGACACGGGAGCCGACGACGAAGCCGTAGCTCGGCGCGAGGGCTGTGAGCACGTTGGCCAGCCCGAGCACCACGATCGCAGCGACGAGCAGGGCGTGGCGCGGCAACCTGCGGGTGAGGCCGGTGAGCGGTGCGCTGGTGAGGACGACCGTGAACGCGAACACCGTGACGAGCAGGCCGACGAGCGGCTCCGAGACGCCGAGGTCGCGGCTCATGTCGGGCAGCAGGCCCGTCGGCAGCATCTCGCCGGTGACGGAGAGGAAGACGGCGACGGCCAGCACCATGAGGCCCAGCCAGGGGAATTTCGAGGTGCTGCTCACGGCAGCGGAATCGGTCGTGGACACAGGAGTCTCCGACAGGCGTTCCCCGCGTGACGCGCTCGACGAGCGGATGCACTGCGGGTCGACTACGCGCTGTTGTGCGCGCCCAGGGTCGGGTTGATCACACCGACCGTCGTCGAGTCTAGCCCGGCTGCACGGGATACCCTGAGCGGATGGACTTCGACGCCGCCGTGCCGCATCCTTCGATCCACCACCACTGGGTCATCACTGTCAGCTGCCCCGACCAGCCGGGTATCGTGCACGCCGTGAGCGGCGCCATCGTCTCGGCCCGGGGCAACATCACCGAGAGCCAGCAGTTCTCGAGCTCGGACACGGGCCGGTTCTTCATCAGGCTTCAGGTGGAGTCGCTCGCCGACCGCAGCGAGTTCGAAGCCGCCCTCGCCCCCGTCATCGAGCACTACGGCATGGCGGCGCACATCGACACCGTCGGTCGTCCGCTGCGCACGCTCGTGCTCGCATCGACGGCCGCGCACTGCGTGAATGACCTGCTGTTCCGCCAGCGCGCTGGCCAGCTGCCCGTCGACATCCCGCTCGTGCTCTCGAACCACTCCACCCTGCGCGACCTCGTCGGGTTCCACGGTGTGCCGTTCGAGGCCCTTCCGGTGACGGATGCCGCCAGCAAGGCGGCTTTCGAGGCCCGGGTCCTCCGGGCCGTCGAGGAGCACGACATCGAACTCGTCGTGCTGGCCCGCTACATGCAGATCCTGACGCCCGAGCTGTGCGAACGGCTCGAAGGCATGGCCATCAACATCCACCATTCCTTCCTGCCCGGCTTCAAGGGCGCGAATCCCTACAAACAGGCGCACGCCCGCGGTGTGAAGCTCATCGGCGCAACGGCCCACTTCGTGACCAGCGACCTCGACGAGGGACCGATCATCGAGCAGAACGTCGTCCGCGTCGACCACTCGCGCTCGCCGGCAGAACTCGTCGCCATCGGCCAGGACGAGGAGAGCCGCACCCTGAGCCAGGCCGTGAAGTGGTTCGCCGAGCGTCGGGTGCTTCAGGACGGCGCCCGCACGATCATCTTCCGCTGAGCCGGTCGGGCGCTCGCACCAGGCCGCAGCCTCGGCCGAAGCGCATCCCGGTAAACTCGACGAGTGAGTGACGCAGCGCCAGAACCCTCCAGAGTGAGTCCGAACGACATCCTCCGATTCCTCCTCGAGATCTTCGCGATCGTCACGCTGGGCATCTGGGGCTTCCTGGCCTGGCCGCTGCCGTGGCCGGGTGCCGTCATCGGCATCGGAGCACCGCTGTTCGCCATCCTGCTCTGGGGCCTGTTCCGGTCCCCCAAGGCCGTGTTCCACATCGACCCGTTCGGCAAGGCACTGGTCGAGATCGTCGTGATGGGTTCGGCGGCCGTCGCCTGGTGGCAGCTCGGGCAACCCGTCGTCGCCGCGGTCTTCGCCGTCATCGCCACCGTCTCGGGCATCATCAGTGGTCGCAAGGAGTTCGCGTGAGCATCATCGTGCGCGGTGCACGCAAGCTCGACGCCGATGGCATCATCGACGACTTCTGGTTCGCGGCATCCGCCGACCGCATAACGGCGACCGGCACCGGAGACGGATGGCGTGCCGTCGAGGCGTCCGACCCGACCGCCGCAGTCACCGACGCCGAGGGGCGCTGGCTCACCCCCGGTTTCATCGACCTGCACGGCCATGGCGGCGGCGGAACCGACTTCGACCACGATCTCGACGGCATCCGCACGGCCCTCGCCGTGCATCGCGCCCACGGCACGACGAGATCGGTGCTGAGCCTCGTCACGAACCCCGTCGACAGCCTGATCGACAGCCTCGGCATCATCGCCGAGCTCGCGGATGCCGACCCGCTGGTGCTCGGTTCGCACCTCGAGGGCCCGTTCCTCGCCGACTCGCATCGCGGTGCGCACGACCCCGAGCTGCTGATCGACGCTGATGCCGCCGTTGTCGCGGCCCTCCTCGGTGCGGCGCGCGGCACCCTGCGCCAGGTGACGATCGCTCCCGAGCTGCCCGGCGGTCTCGACGCCATCGAGGCGTTCCGCGCCGCCGGTGTCGTCGTGGCCATCGGCCACACGGCCGCGAGCTTCGAGCAGGCGCAGACGGCGTTCGACCGGGGGGCGACGCTCGTGACGCACGCCTTCAACGCGCTGCCCGGAATCCACCACCGCCAGCCCGGACCGATCGTCGCGGCCTTCGGCGATCAGCGGGTCACCCTCGAGCTCATCCTCGACGGCGTCCACGTGCGACCCGAGGTCGCCGCGCTCGCCTTCGCCGCTGCCCCCGGCCGCATCGCCCTCATCACCGATGCCATGGCCGCTGCCGGATCCGTCGACGGTCACTACGAGCTGGGCTCGCTCGACGTCACCGTGACCGACGGCGTCGCTCGGCTCACAGCAGGAGGATCCATCGCCGGCTCGACCCTCACGATGGATCGCGCCCTGAAGAACGCCGTCGAGCTCGTCGGCCTCGACCCCGTCGCCGCGGTGGCGGCCCTCACTCTGACGCCGGCGCGGGTGCTCGGTCTCGACGCCGATCTCGGGCTGCTGGCTGAGGGTCGAGCCGCGGATGCCGTGCTCCTCGACGCGGCCTTCGCCGTGCAGCAGGTCTGGGCGAACGGCGTCGCGCTCTAACCCTTCCGTTCGTATCAGCCGCTCGCTGAGGCCTCGACGCAGTGCGCGGTCGAAGCGCGCCGAGAGCCGGGCATCCCATGCGCTTCGGGCGGTCGCTCCGCTCGGCCCTCCGCGAGCGGGATCACTCCTACAGCGGAACGCCCTCCGGACGCAGCGCCCACGCGTGCCTGTAGTAGTCGGCGTTGCGGAGCTTCGACGCCGCGGCCTCGTCGACCACCACGGTGACGTGCGGATGCAGCTGGATGGCTGAACCCGGGTGGCTCGCCGAGATGGGTCCCTCGAGCGCGTCGGCGACGGCAGCGGCCTTGCGGTCCCCGAAGGCCAGCAGCACCAGGTGACGCGCGCGCATGATCGTGCCGAGCCCCTGTGTGATGCAGTGCGTCGGCACCTGGTCGATCGAGTCGAAGAAGCGTGCGTTGTCGCGGCGGGTCTGCTCCGTCAGGGTCTTCCAGCGCGTCGTCGACGCCAGGGAGGAACCGGGCTCGTTGAACCCGATGTGGCCCGTGGTGCCGATGCCGAGGATCTGCAGGTCGACGCCTCCGGCTTCGAGGATCGCCTCCTCGTACTCGTCGCCCGACGTCAGGATTCCGCCGGGGTCGCCGTTGGGCACGCTGATGCGTGCGGGGTCGAGCCCGAGGGGTTCGACGACCTCACGGCGGATCACCGAGTGGTAGCTCTCGGGGTGATCCACCGGCAGGCCGACGTACTCATCGAGCGCGAAGCCTCGAACGCTGCTCACGTCGATCCCATCGCCACCGATGCGAGCTTCGAGCGCCCGGTAGGTGGTGAGCGGGGTCGATCCCGTCGCGAGGCCGAGCACGGCATCCGGCCGGCGCTGGATGAGGGCGATGATGGCATCGGCGACGACCGCGCCGGCGGCCTCGGCATCAGGGACTATGACGACTTCAGCCATGGGTGACTCCTGCGAGGGCTGCTCCGACCGCTGCGGCCGGGAATCCGAGTGGGATGATGTGCACGCGCTCGGCGAGGCCGATCGATGCGAGGAAACGGGAGGATGCCGCTGCGCGACCGAGTGCGGAACGCACCCCGTCGATGAGAGGCGTCCCGAGGGCGCTGAGGCCGCCGCCGATGACCACGGCGTCGACGTCAGTCGACAGCACGAGGATGCGCACCGCCGCCGATACGCCGTCGAAGAAGCGCTGCTGCACGTCGATCGCCACGCGATCCCCGGATGTCGCGGCCTCGAACAGGGCGCGAGCAGGCAGGGGGTCCTCCGTCGGCCACAGCCGGGCGATGGCCGAGCCCGCGGCGACGGTCTCGACGCAGCCGCGCTGCCCGCAACTGCACATGGCTCCATCGGGGTCGATCGGGATGTGGCCGATCTCGCCGGCGATGCCGTGGCCGCCGCGCAGCAGCACGCCGCGCTGCACGATGCCGGCGGCGAGACCTGTGCCGAGATTGAGGTAGGCCATCGAGTCGAATCCGTTGGCTGCCCCGGTCTCGGTCAGGAGGTGCTGGGCTCCCATGGCCGCGGCCTTGACATCGTTCTCCACGCTGACACTCACCCCGAGGCGCTCGATCAGAGCCTCACCCAGGTCGAGGTCGTCCACGCCGAGGTTGACAGCGTGGCGCACCCGGCCCGTGGCCGAGTCGACGGCCCCCGGGATTCCGATGCCGATCGAGCGGAGGTCCCCGACGCTGATGCCCGAGAGCGCCGCCGCCTGGCGTACTGCGTCGACGGCGGTCTCGATCACAGCTGGCCCGCCCCACCCCGTCGGCATCCGCACCTGGTCGCTGAGCCGTCCGTTGGAGTCCATGGCGATGGCGGCCGTCTTCGTGCCGCCGATGTCGATTCCGAGTCTCATGCGACCGCCCCGTCGAGCAGGGCGAGCACGCTGCGACCGAGCAGCCGCGATGCGCCGAAGGTGGCGATGTCGGCGTAGGTACGGTCGTCGCTCGGCCAGCCCATGTCGATCACGAGGACCGCTCCCCCGCCAGCGCGGAGGGCATCGATGGCATCGCGTGCGAAGGCATGGCGGTGGATGTCCTTGCCGACCACGATCACCGGGCCGGAGAGGTCGGGAAGCGACGCTCCCGCCTCGGCGAGAGCGTGCGGGACACTCCATGCCGAGTCCGTGGGGAACGGATGCCGCGCGAGCTCGGCGAACGGGCCCCAGGGCGCGACTCCCACGGCGATGTTCGCGACGGTGTCGATGCGCACGACGGCCGTCGGCGCGATTCCGGCGTCGAGCCAGGCCCGGGCATGCGGCGAGACGTCGAAAGCTCGCTGCACCTGCTCGACGTCGAAGTCCGGTTCGGAGGGCTCGGCGGCGATGGTGCCGTCCGTGGCGTCCTCCATGGCACGCACCGAGCCGATGTCGAGACCGGCCAGGACGGCGTTGGTCTCCTCCCCCAGCTCGCGCACACGGAGTCCGGCCTCCAGGACGCGCTCGACGGACAGTCGCCGGCCCGCGATGGCCGCGAGCACGAGATCCTCGATCTCGCCGAGCTCGGCATCGGTGTTCTCCGTGCCGATGCAGAGCAGGTCGCACCCGGCGTCGAGAGCGCGCACGGCGGCCTCGGGGATGCCGTGGAGACCGCTCGCTCCCTTCATGTCCAAGGCGTCGCTGACGATCACGCCGTCGAAGCCGAGCTCGTCGCGCAGCAGTCCCTGCAGGATCCGCCGCGAGTGCGTCGCCGGGAACTCGGCGTCGACCTGCGGGATGAGGATGTGGGACGTCATGATCGTGCGGGCTCCGGCCTCGATCGCGGCACGGAAGGGCACGAGTTCCCGGGAGCGCAGGGTCTCGAGGTCGGCGTCGACGACGGGAAGGGCGAGATGGGAGTCCTGGGCGGTGTCTCCATGCCCGGGGAAGTGCTTGGCGCTCACGGCGATGCCGGCTCCCTCGTGCCCTCTCACCCAGGCGCCGACGTGCCGGGCGACCGCGGCGGGGTCGGTTCCGAAGCTGCGCACGCCGATCACCGGGTTGTCAGGGTTGGAGTTGACGTCGGCATCCGGTGCGAAGTTCAGGGTGCAGCCGACGATGGCGAGCTCGTGTGCGACGGTGCGGCCGACGCGCTCGGTGAGGTCGACGTCGTCGAGTCGTCCGAGCACGGCGGGGCCGGGGTATGGCGAGCCCTGGTCGTAGTAGAGCCGGGTGACATCGCCGCCCTCCTCGTCGATCGCGATGACCGCCCGCGGGTTGGCTTCCCGAACCGCATCCGTGAGCGCACGCAGCTGGGATGGCGACACGATGTTCGGACCGAAGATGCAGACCCCGCCGAGTCCAGCCCGCAGACGCGCGGCGAGCCACTCGGGAAGCTCGGTGCCGACGAATCCCGGCATGAGGGTCGCGGCGACCAGCGAGCGGAGTTCTCCCCTGCTGCTGGCGATGTCGGGGTCGGGAACGGGGGCGGTGGAAACGGCGCCGCTCATCCCTTGACCGCCCCGGCCACGAGTCCGCTCGTCATCCGGCCCTGCACGATGAGGAAGAAGATGATGACGGGCAGTGCCACGAGGGTGGACGCGGCCATGACCTGGCCCCAGTCGGTCTCGCGGGTCGCGCTGGCCTGGATGAAGCCGCGCAGCCAGAGCGGCAGCGTGTGCATGTCCTCGGCGGGCAGCAGCACGAGGGCGACCGTGAACTCGTTCCAGGCCTGCAGGAACGCGAAGACTCCGGATGCCACGAGCCCGGGTGCCAGCAACGGGAAGGTGATGCGCATGAACGCTCCGGTGCGGCTGAGCCCGTCGACCATGGCGGCCTCCTCGAGGTCGGCCGGGATGCCGGCGACGAAGCCGCGGAGCATCCAGATCGTGAACGGCACGACGGCGGCCGTGTAGATGATGCTCACGCCGATGATCGAGTTCAGGAGCCCGACGCTCGAGACCATCTTGTACTGGGCGATGAACAGCCCCTCGGCCGGCAGCATCTGGATGATGAGGACCGCGAGCACGAAGGACTTGCGTCCCTTGAACCGGAACCGGCTGATGGCCACGGCCGCGAGGAACGCGAACAGCAGGCAGAAGAACACCGCGATGAGAGTGACGGACAGGCTGATCCCGAGCGCCGAGTAGAACGTCCCGTCCTCGAGGGCGTTGGAGTAGTTGTCCAGCGATCCGCCGATGGGCAGGAAGGTCGGGATGAACGACTGCAGAGTGCGGTTGGGCAGCAGCGAAGAGTTGATCATCCAGTAGACCGGGAACACCCACGCGATCGAGACGACGATCGCGAGGACCGACAGCAGGATGCGCGCCGGACGGAAGCGCAGGCGCGTGAGCTTCTGCGGCTGAGTCTCAGGGGCGGTGGGGATGGGGGCTGGAGCCGGCGCGAGCTCGCTGGCGATGACGTGGGTGTTGATGCTGGTGTCGGTCATGACTGCTCGTCCTCCTTGAGAAGGCTGCGCACGTAGAACCAGCTGATCGCCAGGGTGAGCGCGAGTACGAAGATGGAGACGGCGCTGGCCATGCCGAAGTCCTGGGACCCGGCGCCGAGCTTGTAGATGTAGGTGCCGAGCAGGTCGTATTCGCTCGACTTCGATCCGGCATCCTGCAGCATCGTGATCTGGGTGAAGACGCGCAGGTCCCAGATGAGCTGCAGCAGCAGCACGATCATGATGACGGGCCTGATCATGGGCATGATGATGTAGCGCAGGCGCTTGACGCCGTTGGCGCCGTCGAGCTGCGCCGCCTCGAGCACCTCCTCGGACACCTGGGTGAGACCGGCGTAGACCGAGAACGCCACGAACGGAACGCTCATCCAGATGACGATGACGCTGGCGACGATGAAGAAGGTGATGGGGGTCGACAGCCACGAGAACCGGTTCATGTCGACGCCGGGGATCATGTCGAGAAGGTAGTTGACGACGCCGCGGCGGCGGTCGAAGAGCCAGATCCACACGGTCATCGCGGCGACGACGGGCATGGCCCAGGCGAGCAGCAGGGAGATCTGCAGGATGAGTCGCACCACGGTGCCGACGGCGGTCATGAGGACGGCGAGCAGCAGACCGACCACGAGGGTCACGGCGGCAGTGATGAAGCAGAAGGCGATGGAGCGCACGACGACCTCCCACATGGTGGGGTCGGTGGCGAGGCTGAAGTAGTTGGAGAGGCCGACGAACGGCGCCGGCTGCCCGAACTGCTGCTTGATGCCGAATTCCTGCATCGAAGTGATGATCTGCCAGATGAGCGGGTAGCCCATTCCGACCAGGAGGATGACGATCGCGGGGATGAGGAGAAGGTGCGGGACGGAGAGGCGTCGCCGTTGGCGCCCGGGCTGCGTCGCTGCGGGGGCGTCCCGCGTGAGCGTTGCTGTCACGGTCTCATCCTCCTTTCAGTGTGGAGCGCGTGCAAGGGAGATCAGGGGTAGGGGCCGCGAGCGAAGAGTCGCTCGCGGCCCCTGGGATCGTGCTGGATGTCCGGATGCCGCGGCCGGAACGACCGCTGCTGTCCGAAGGGTCGGACTAGTTGAGCAGCTTGTTCAGCTTCTCGTCGTACTCGGTGGCCAGGGCCTTGACGTCGCCGCCGGCCGAGACCTTGCCGAAGAACTCCTCGAGGATGCCGGCACCCTCGACTGCAGCCCATCCGGGTGCGGCGGGGGTCAGCTTGGAGCCGGCAGCCGACTCGACGAGGGCCTTGGCGAACTGGTCGTCACCGAGGGCCGACGCGTAGTCGAGGTTCGCCGGGCCGAGACCGTTCTCGCCGAGGAGCGTCTGGTACTCCTCGGAGAAGATGATCTTCATGAGCTCCTTGGCGCCGGCCTGGTTCTTGCTGGCGGCCGAGACGGCGATGTTGGATCCACCGGCGAACACCGGGGCCGCTCCACCGTCGACACCCGGGAGCACGAAGGTGCCGAAGGTGTCGTCGTTCCAGGTGGCGACGGTCTTGGTCGCGTCCTTGGGGTCCGGAGCGAGGTCACCGATCGACCAGTGCGCCCATCCGGGAGCGATGATCGTCGCGGCCTCGGGGACACCCGTCGCCTCGTTGTTGTTGATGTTGACCCACGGCGTGCTGTCGAACTCGGTCGACGGCGCCAGGGATGCACCCTCGAACAGCGACTGGAACTCGGTCAGGCCCTTGACGGTCTCGTCGGAGGCCAGCGTGCCGACCCACTTGTCGCCGTCCTTCTTGGCGAGGTCTCCGCCGTTGGCGAAGATCCAGGAGATGCCGTTGCGCCAGTCTGAACCGCCGATGTAGAAGCCGGACTGCGTGTCGGTCTTCAGCGACTTGACGGTCTCGTCGAACTCGGCGAGCGTCGTGGGAACGGTCTTGCCTGCGGCGGACCAGATGTCCTTGCGGTAGAAGTTGTAGCGCGAGCCGAAGTAGTAGGGCAGCGCGTACTGCTTGCCGTCGACCTCGCCGACCTCGACGAACGACTTCAGCAGCTTGTCGCCACCGAGCTCGTCGTACATGTCGCTGAGGTCGGTGAAGGCACCGGCGTTGGTGAAGGTCGGCGACCAGGTGTTGCCGATCTCGGTGACGTCGGGGGTGTTCGCGGCGTCGGGAAGCGCGGTGGTGAGCTTGGCGACGGCGTCGCCCCAGCCCTGCTCCTCGATCTTCAGGGTGCCGCCGGTCGCCTTCTTGTACTCCGTCTTGAGGTAGTCGCGGAGGGTGTCAGGGGTGTCACCGCCCATCAGCCACAGCGTGATGTCCTGGCCCTTGGCAGACTCGGTCGAAGCGGTGTCGCCGCCTGTCGAGCTGCAACCGGCGAGAACGAGTGCGGCTGCGGTTGCGATGGCAGCTACTGCGTACTTTCTCTTCATTGGGATTTCCTTCTCTTGGTTGGGTGGTGGTGCTTTGGGGGTGTGATTCACGAGCTCTGGGCGTCGCGGCTTTCCGACGCCCGTTCCTCGGGGCCTCTAGGAGACCCCGAGCTGTCCGGACAGGACCATGACCGCGGCGCCGCGCAGGACGATGTCCTGCCCCTGCGTGGTCATCCGAACCGTCAGAGAGCCCGTGAACTCGGCCATCGTCCTGGTGCGGATCGTCTCGATGGCCGCCGTCGCCAGCGGGCCCTCAAGCAGTTCGGTCGGCCCGCTCAGCACGATCTCCGAGAGATCGAGGGCTCCGACCACGGGGGCGAGGATGATGCCGAGCCGGCGGCCCGCCTCCCGAAGAACAGTGTCGCGCTCGGCGTCGGCCTCGTCGCCGGTCGCCGTGATGGCGGCGATGCGCGCCGCCAGCCGCGGGGCGGCGAGCCAGGCCTCGAGGCATCCGGTCTTGCCGCAGGCGCAGAGCGGGCCACCGTCGGTGCCGACGACGACGTGGCCGATCTCACCGGCGGCCGAGGTGGCCCCGAAGAGCGGTCGGCCTCCGACCAGGAGCCCGGCACCGACACCGTGGCCGACCTTGATGAGCATGATGTCGCCATCGACCCCGCCGAAGCTGTGCTCGGCGTAGACGGCGGCGTTGGCGTCGTTGGCCACGAGCACGGGGACCTCGAAGCGCTCGGCGAGCACTCCGTGGAGGTCGACGGCGGTCCACCGGAGGTTGGGCGCCGTGCGTACGGTGCCCTCGAGGTCGACGATGCCCGGGGAACCGACCCCGATGCCGAGCAACGGACCCGTTGCGGACGCGACGAGGCTGTCGACGAGCTTCAGGACCTTCGCGATGGCCTCGGCGCCGGTGCTGCCCGCGAGGGCGATCTCGTCGCGGGCGAGGATGGCGCCGCCGAGGTCGAGCACCGCACCTCGGAACACCGAGTCGTCCGAGAGGTCGACGGCCACGATCTGGAAGGCGCCACGATCGAAGTCGAGCAGGGTGGCCGGCTTTCCCGGTCGTGCATCCTCGCGCTGGCCGAGCTCGACGACGAGTCCCTCGGCGATGAGCTCCGCGACCAGGTCGGAGACCGTCACGCGGGTGAGGCCGGTCTCGCGGGCCACGTCGGCACGACTCTGGCCAGAAGCGCGGTACAGGGTCTGGAGCACGAGGGAGCGGTTGTGTCCACGAGCGTGCTCGGGCAACACCTTGGCTGTCGGGCGGAGTGCCCGGCTGGGAGAGAGCTGCGTCGCCGTCATGTTTGTTAGTAAAGCTTACGAACAAACGATCCGCAAGGCCGATGGTGAAGTTAGTCCACGTTCTTTACAAACCTGTGACCTTCAGGAAACACGCGACGGCCGAGCTCCTGCCCCGCGACTCTAGAGCGCGCCGGAGGCCGGCGTCTGCGTCACGGTGCCCGTCCCGTCGAAGACGAGCAGGGTGTCTGCGATCTTGTCGATGAAGAAGCGGTCGTGGCTCACGACCACCACGGCGCCCGGGAAGTGCGTCAGGGCGCGCTCCATCACCTGGGTGCTGGTGATGTCCAGGTGGTTCGTCGGCTCGTCGAGCACGATGACCGCAGCTCCCGAGAGCAGGCACTGGGCGATGGCGACACGGGCACGCTGGCCGCCGGAGAGGGTACCGATCTTCTGCTGCAGGTCGGCATCCGAGAACTGCAGCATCGCGAGGAAGCGGTTCACGCTCTTCTTGGTCGCTGTGAAGGCCAGGGAGTCCGGGTAGGCGTTCACGGCGTGGCCGACGGTGTCGGTGAGGTCGAGGTCGGCGTACACCTGGTTGTACGAGACGAAGCGCGCGCCCTTGGCCCAGCGCACCCGGCCGGCATCCGGTTCCGTCTGGCCCGTCAAGACGTCGAGGAGCGTCGACTTGCCGGAACCGTTCGAACCCACCACGGCGAAGCGGTCGCCTCGATGCAGGCTGAAGGTGAGCCCGGAGAACAGCGGTTCGCCGTCGAATCCCTTCTCCAGGGACTCGACGGTCAACAGGTCGTTGCTCACGCGGAGCCCGTCGTAGATCGCCGTGATCACCTGGTCGACCGGCCGGGGCGCCTGCCGCTTCTTGATGTCGGCGAGCTTCCGCGCGAGACCCCGGTCGGGATTCCTCGCGGCCTCTCGGCGAGCGCTGCTCGCAGCCTGCTCGTAGGC from Leifsonia sp. Root1293 includes:
- a CDS encoding DeoR/GlpR family DNA-binding transcription regulator, with the translated sequence MNRAERLTAVLDLLAQSGHVDVDDLVSTLGVSPATARRDLDTLAENQLLTRTRGGAVGNTVAYDLPLRYKHQQSAGQKQRIAAAASALVSKGSVIGLCGGTTATAVANALGSRHDLAEPSPQASLTVVTNAINIAVQLAMRPQIKIVVTGGVLHTRSYELVGSYSDLVLESVSLDIAFIGVNALDPTLGPMTHDEREAGVNTLMAARAARAVLIADSSKIGKKAFATMGGSARFGTIITDTGITDRQRGDLLDNGYEVIVA
- a CDS encoding MFS transporter, whose protein sequence is MSTTDSAAVSSTSKFPWLGLMVLAVAVFLSVTGEMLPTGLLPDMSRDLGVSEPLVGLLVTVFAFTVVLTSAPLTGLTRRLPRHALLVAAIVVLGLANVLTALAPSYGFVVGSRVVGGMAHGLFWAIVGAYAGHLVPKEQIGRAVSIALGGGTLAFVFGVPLGTALGHAVGWRLAFGIVAGLTLLSALLVWRFLPVVHRVEPGVNTAAIPAIRDRSVMAVAIVCAVTAITMIGHYVLYTYIAPYFIEVVGTDAAAISPLLFVAGVSGLIGLVVAGSVFSKLPTRGLLVALGVVALSVSALGLFSGSWIPALIAFIVWSLAFGMLPPLLQTRLLHAASARIRDAASAFYTTAFNVGIGGGALLGAVLYDTLGLAALPWVYAGIVVVAFVVVAVTSGRHRPQGAEHVEGGGSQATITS
- the purU gene encoding formyltetrahydrofolate deformylase, with translation MDFDAAVPHPSIHHHWVITVSCPDQPGIVHAVSGAIVSARGNITESQQFSSSDTGRFFIRLQVESLADRSEFEAALAPVIEHYGMAAHIDTVGRPLRTLVLASTAAHCVNDLLFRQRAGQLPVDIPLVLSNHSTLRDLVGFHGVPFEALPVTDAASKAAFEARVLRAVEEHDIELVVLARYMQILTPELCERLEGMAINIHHSFLPGFKGANPYKQAHARGVKLIGATAHFVTSDLDEGPIIEQNVVRVDHSRSPAELVAIGQDEESRTLSQAVKWFAERRVLQDGARTIIFR
- a CDS encoding YrdB family protein, giving the protein MSDAAPEPSRVSPNDILRFLLEIFAIVTLGIWGFLAWPLPWPGAVIGIGAPLFAILLWGLFRSPKAVFHIDPFGKALVEIVVMGSAAVAWWQLGQPVVAAVFAVIATVSGIISGRKEFA
- the nagA gene encoding N-acetylglucosamine-6-phosphate deacetylase; protein product: MSIIVRGARKLDADGIIDDFWFAASADRITATGTGDGWRAVEASDPTAAVTDAEGRWLTPGFIDLHGHGGGGTDFDHDLDGIRTALAVHRAHGTTRSVLSLVTNPVDSLIDSLGIIAELADADPLVLGSHLEGPFLADSHRGAHDPELLIDADAAVVAALLGAARGTLRQVTIAPELPGGLDAIEAFRAAGVVVAIGHTAASFEQAQTAFDRGATLVTHAFNALPGIHHRQPGPIVAAFGDQRVTLELILDGVHVRPEVAALAFAAAPGRIALITDAMAAAGSVDGHYELGSLDVTVTDGVARLTAGGSIAGSTLTMDRALKNAVELVGLDPVAAVAALTLTPARVLGLDADLGLLAEGRAADAVLLDAAFAVQQVWANGVAL
- the nagB gene encoding glucosamine-6-phosphate deaminase; translation: MAEVVIVPDAEAAGAVVADAIIALIQRRPDAVLGLATGSTPLTTYRALEARIGGDGIDVSSVRGFALDEYVGLPVDHPESYHSVIRREVVEPLGLDPARISVPNGDPGGILTSGDEYEEAILEAGGVDLQILGIGTTGHIGFNEPGSSLASTTRWKTLTEQTRRDNARFFDSIDQVPTHCITQGLGTIMRARHLVLLAFGDRKAAAVADALEGPISASHPGSAIQLHPHVTVVVDEAAASKLRNADYYRHAWALRPEGVPL
- a CDS encoding ROK family protein: MRLGIDIGGTKTAAIAMDSNGRLSDQVRMPTGWGGPAVIETAVDAVRQAAALSGISVGDLRSIGIGIPGAVDSATGRVRHAVNLGVDDLDLGEALIERLGVSVSVENDVKAAAMGAQHLLTETGAANGFDSMAYLNLGTGLAAGIVQRGVLLRGGHGIAGEIGHIPIDPDGAMCSCGQRGCVETVAAGSAIARLWPTEDPLPARALFEAATSGDRVAIDVQQRFFDGVSAAVRILVLSTDVDAVVIGGGLSALGTPLIDGVRSALGRAAASSRFLASIGLAERVHIIPLGFPAAAVGAALAGVTHG